One region of Limnospira fusiformis SAG 85.79 genomic DNA includes:
- a CDS encoding heavy metal-responsive transcriptional regulator, whose amino-acid sequence MGVDKLLKIGEVAAESGLSVKTIRYYDDIGLLWPTVDRSRSGYRLFAPEVLTRLAFIKRAQGLGLSLAEIAEILKIRDRGDIPCDQVKQRLQAKVADINQQIIALEGLKGELQELLSQWEDQPSASRMADTICPNIQLKP is encoded by the coding sequence TTGGGGGTTGATAAGTTGCTGAAAATTGGAGAGGTAGCGGCCGAAAGTGGTTTATCGGTGAAAACAATTCGCTACTATGATGATATTGGGTTACTCTGGCCGACTGTTGATCGTAGCAGGTCGGGTTATCGGCTATTTGCTCCGGAAGTATTGACCCGACTGGCATTTATTAAACGCGCGCAAGGGTTGGGGTTGAGTTTGGCGGAAATTGCGGAAATTCTGAAAATTCGCGATCGTGGTGACATTCCCTGTGACCAAGTGAAGCAGCGTTTACAAGCTAAGGTAGCGGATATTAATCAACAAATTATCGCCCTAGAAGGCTTGAAGGGAGAACTTCAGGAGTTACTGAGTCAGTGGGAAGATCAGCCGTCAGCGAGTCGCATGGCTGATACTATTTGCCCCAATATTCAACTGAAACCCTAA